The following DNA comes from Amycolatopsis albispora.
GCGCACGCTGGAGGAGCTGCACGAGCGGGCCGTGCTGGGCGTCCAGTCGGCCGCCGGCTTCGCCGAAGGCCGCCCCCTGCCCGCCGGCTGGTGAGTGTCACGAATGTGGCTTTCGAGACGTTCTGCGTCCCGAAAGCCACATTCGTGACGTCCGGTCAGCCGTGGTCCTCCAGCATCTCGGTCACCAGTGCCGCGATCGGCGAGCGTTCCGACCGTGTCAGCGTGACGTGCGCGAACAGCGGGTGCCCCTTCAGCTTCTCGATCACCGCCGAGACCCCGTCGTGCCGCCCGACGCGCAGGTTGTCGCGCTGCGCCACGTCGTGCGTGAGCACCACCCGCGACGCCGTGCCCAGCCGTGAAAGCACGGTGAGCAGCACGTTCCGCTCCAGCGACTGCGCCTCGTCGACGATCACGAAGGCGTCGTGCAGCGACCGGCCGCGGATGTGCGTCAGCGGCAGCACCTCGAGCATGCCGCGGTCGAACACCTCGTCCAGCACGTCCTGGCTGACCAGCGCGCCGAGGGTGTCGAACACCGCCTGCGCCCACGGCTGCATCTTCTCGCTCTCGGAGCCGGGCAGGTACCCGAGGTCCTGCCCGCCGACCGCGTAGACCGGCCGGAACACCACGACCTTGCGGTGCGCACGGCGTTCCATCACCGACTCCAGCCCGGCGCACAGCGCGAGCGCCGACTTGCCGGTGCCCGCCCGGCCGCCGAGCGAGACGATGCCGATCTCGGGGTCGAGCAGCAGGTCCAGCGCGATCCGCTGCTCCGCGGACCGGCCGTGCAGGCCGAAGGCCTCCTTGTCACCGCGGACCAGCCGGATCCGCTTGTCCGGGGTGATCCTGGCCAGCGCGCTGGAGCTGCCCGCGAGCAGCCGCAGCCCGGTGTGACAGGGCAGCTCACCCAGTTCGTCGAGCCCGAACTCGGCCGGGGTGACCGGCCCGTCGTGGAAGAGCGCGTCCAGCACCGGCTGCTGCACGTCGACGTCGTGCATGCCGGTCCAGCCCGAGGGCGTGACCTCCTGCGCCCGGTACTCGTCGGCCACCAGCCCCACCGCGCCCGCCTTGACCCGCAGCGGGATGTCCTTGGTCACCAGCGTCACCGCGTCCAGCTCGACCGCGAGGTTGAGCGCGCAGGCCAGGATGCGGTGGTCGTTGGAGTCGGTGCGGAAACCCGGCGGCAATACCGACTGGTCCGAGTGGTTCAGCTCGACGTGCAGCGTGCCTCCGCTTTCGCCAATGGGAACCGGGGCGTCCAGCCGACCGTGGGTGCGCCGGAGGTCGTCGAGCAGGCGGAGCGACTCGCGCGCGAACCAGCCCAGCTCGGGGTGGTGGCGCTTGGCCTCCAGCTCGCTGATGACCACCAGCGGCAGGACCACCGCGTGCTCGGCGAACCTGGTCACGGCCCAGGGGTCGGACAGCAGGACCGAGGTGTCGAGCACATAGGTGTGCCGCGGGCTTTCTGGGGATTCGAGAACTTTCTCAGTGCCGGAAGCACTGGTCGAAGAGCGGCCGGAGGCCTTTCGGGGCAAACGCTGCGCAGTCACGACGGCATCTCCCTCGTGGGCGTGGCACCACGCCCGCACTCGCTGGGCCGGGCACTGCCCCGGTTGGTCCGCTCGGGCTTCGACGCTGTGCGCCTCAGCCTTCGCGGCCACGAGGGCCGGGTGCCGGCCCACTCGTGCGTATCACGAGCGGTTGGACCGCTCCTTCTACGACCGCCACGACCAGGGCCTCCCGTGATGGCCCGCAGGGGTCGCGGTCCATCACTTCGCAAGCTACCTGCGGATCGCGACTACTGCAGGCAGCCACCCAGGTGATTCGTCAAACCGTCATCTCACCGTCAGTCGCAGGTTACGAACAGGGAGTGAGACCAGGTGCGTTGTCACCCTGCGTAGTTGATCACCCGGACCGGGTACACCCGCGCGATGTGCGTTCACCACGCCGAATGAACAATCGAACGCGCGTGATTGTCCACTTTGTCTTTAGCACAGGACATTGTGGACCGCCCGGCGAGAATGCGAACGGCACCCGGAACGGGTGAGCGGCCCAGGAAAAGGCTCACACAATGGTGGCACCAAACAGACAGCGAGCCGGAATCGGTAGTAATTTTCACGTCGAGGGAAACGCAGGGACCCCCTCGACTCCCCCGGAGTTCCATTTCTACCTAGGAGTGTGCGCAGTGCTGAAGAAGGCTGGTTTTGTGGCCGCTACCGCCGTGGGCCTGATGATGGTCGGCGGCACCGCGTTCGCGCAGACGCCGGACACCGACTCCAACGCCACCGACAAGGTGACCTTCTCGGACGCCTACTACACCTTCATCGAGGGCGGCGGCGCACTCGGCTACGGTGCCGCTTCGCTGGTCGCGGGCGCGTACGCCGGTATCGCCAACACCCCGGCGCTGATCCTGTACTCGTTCGACGAAGACTGATCGAACGAGTAACCATGCAAAGGGCCCGGAGTTCGCTCCGGGCCCTTTGTCATGTTCGACTGAAATGGCGGCTTGCGGTCAGGCGCCGAAACGGCGGTGCCGCACCGCGAAGTCACGCAGCGCACGCAGGAAGTCGACCCGGCGGAAGGCGGGCCAGTACGCTTCGGTGAACCAGAACTCCGAGTGCGCGGACTGCCAGAGCAGGAAACCGGACAGCCGCTGCTCCCCCGAGGTCCGGATGATGAGATCGGGGTCGGGCTGGCCCGAGGTGTACATGTGCTCGGAGATGTGGTCGACGTCGAGGATCTTGGCCAGCTCGCGGATGCTGGTGCCCTCGTCGGCGTGGTGGAGCAGGAGCTTGCGCACGGCGTCGGCGATCTCCTGGCGGCCGCCGTAGCCGACCGCGATGTTGACCTCCATGCCGGTGCGCTTGTCGGTGCGCTCGGCGGCGGCGGTCAGCCGCTTGGCGGTGTGCTCGGGCAGCAGGTCGAGCGCGCCGACCATGCGCAGGCGCCACGGCGTGTCCGGCCCGGACAGCTCGTCGACCACGTCGGGAATGATCTCGAGCAGCGCCTCGACCTCGTCGGAGGTCCGGTTGAGGTTGTCGGTGGAGAGCAGCCAGAGCGTGACCACCTCGACGTCGGCCTCGCGGCACCAGCTGAGGAAGTCGGCGATCTTCTTGGCGCCGACGCGGTGGCCGTCGCTGACGTCGGTGAAGCCGGCCTCGCGCGCCCATCTGCGGTTGCCGTCCAGCATGATCGCGATGTGCCGCGGGTGCTTGCCCGCGGCCTGCTGGATGAGGCGCCGCGAGTACGCGCTGTACACGATGTCGGCGACGAATGATCGAACGCTCACGTCGGCACAGCGTACGCAACCCGTGCGGGTGGCGGTGTGCCGCGCCACGGTCGAGTGGAAATCGACCTACGGTCCCGTAGCCTGGTAGGGGTGAGCCTTGCTACTGACCTCGAACCCAAGCCAGGCCCCGAAAGCCGCCCGCGCTTGCGCGGACACATCCACTTCTGGTCGTTCTTCGTCTCCGTGGCCGCCGCGGCGACGCTGATCAGCCTGGCCGCGGCGACGGTGTCCGGCGTGGCCGCGCTGGCGACGTCGGTGTACGGCCTGACCGTGCTCGGGCTGTTCGGCGTGAGCGCGCTCTACCACCGCCGCATCTGGAGCCGGAAGGCGTACCAGTGGATGAAGCGGGCGGATCACTCGATGATCTTCCTGTTCATCGCGGGGACCTACACACCGTTCACCCTGCTCGCCATGTCGAAGCCGACGGGCTATGTCGTGCTCGCCATCGTCTGGGGCGGCGCGATCGCCGGTGTCGCGCTGAAGCTGCTGTGGCCGACCGCGCCGCGATGGCTGGGCGTGCCGATCTACATCGCGCTGGGGTGGGTCGCGGTGTTCGTGCTGCCGGAACTGCTGGCCAGCGCCGGCGTCGCCGCCCTCGTGCTCCTGCTGGTCGGCGGGGCCTTCTACACCGCGGGCGCGGTCTTCTACGCGGTCAAGTGGCCGAACCACTGGCCGCACGTCTTCGGTTACCACGAGTACTTCCACGCCTGCACGGTGCTGGCAGCCGCTTCGCACTACATCGCGATCTGGCTCGCCATGTACGCCTAGCAGCGGTTCCCGGCTGAGCGGATGAGGCCGTTCTCACAAGTCGATAATGATCGCGTCCGCTCGGCCCCACTGCCCCCAGCCGCCTCTCGCGGCATCGATGACCCGGCGTTGAAGATCTGCGTGCGACAACCGCACACAGGGACACCCCACCGCGGGCACTGGCGACGGGTGGCAGCGAAGGGCCAGCGCCCGAGCCAGTTCGACGGGCGCACCGTGTCGACAGAGGTCGCGCGTCCTCTTGGGCCTGTTACAGCAAAGCGTGCGGCTGTAGCCGCCGCGAAGCTTGATCGTGACAACTGCTGTCAGTGGGGTGTCAGGCGTATCAGGGGGTTGCCAGTGCCGTGTGCGGGTGGTGCCAGGTGGCCCAACCAAGCTCCCAAGGTGAAAGCGGTCAGCCATGAGGGCTGCCCCATTTCCCCCTAGGAGCTACAAAATGCGCAAAAACGTCACGATCATCGGAGCTGGGCTTGGCGGGTTGACACTCGCGCGCGTGCTGCACGTCAACGGCATCCCGGCGACCATCTACGAAGCCGAAACCTCCCCCACAGCCCGCGCTCAGGGTGGGTTGCTCGACATCCACGACTACAACGGCCAGCTCGCCATCACCGCCGCCGACCTACAAGACGAGTTTCGTGCGCTCATTCTCGAGGGGCATGAGGCGATGCGCGTGCTCGACACCGACGGCAAGGTCCTGGTCGACAAGGCCGACGACGGCACCGGCGGCCGGCCCGAGGTGCCGCGTGGGGAACTCCGGCAGATGCTGCTCGACTCCCTCCCCGACGGCACTGTCCACTGGGGACGCAAGGTCACCACCACCCGCTCCCTCGGCGACGGGCGTCACGAGGTGGCGTTCGCGGACGGCAGCACCATCGTCACCAGTCTGCTCGTCGGCGCGGACGGGGCGTGGTCCCGCGTCCGCAGCCTGCTCACCGGCGCCACGCCCGAATACGCCGGGATGTCCGCCGTCGAGACCTATCTCTTCGAGGCCGACACGCGCCACCCGGCCACGGCGAAGGCCGTCGGCGGCGGGATGTTGATCGTGCCCGCGCCGGGCAAGGGGATCCACGCGCACCGCGAGGTCGGCGACACGCTGCACGCCTATATCCAGCTCCACCAGCCCCTCGACTGGTTCGAAGCCATCGACTTCACCGACGCCGCCGCGGCCACCGCGCGGCTCGCGCGGGAGTTCGACGGCTGGGCCCCCGAACTCACCGCGCTGATCACCGAAACCGACACCGCCCCGGTCTGGCGGCCCCACTACGCCCTGCCGGACGGCCTCCGCTGGGAGCGGGTGCCCGGCGTCACCCTGCTCGGGGACGCCGCGCACCTCGCCGTCCCCGACGGTGAAGGCGCCAACCTCGCCATGCTGGACGGCGCGGAACTCGCCAAGGCACTCGCCGCGCATCCCGGCGACACCGAGGCCGCCATCGCCGAGTACGAGCTGGCCATGTTCACGCGCAACGAAACGCGCGTCGACGAGGAATTCCTCCTGGAGACCTTGTTCGGCGACAACGTGCCGCAAAGCGTGGTCGACATGTTCAACGAGAACTGACGAGGTGCATGACCACGTCGGCGTCCTCGACGGTCGGCGGGTCCAGCGGGAAGTAACCCTGCGGCGGCGTGGTGTCGGTCCGGACGGCGGCCTCGGGAACACCGCGGATCAGGCCCCAGTCGGCAAAACGCGGCTGCAGCCAGGCTTCGTAGGTGCCCGCCGGCGGTTCCGCCAGCCCGATCACCTCGCTGCTGCCCAGGCTGCCCGCGACAAAGGTGTACGTCTCGTCCGAAACGGCGTTGACGATGGCACCCGCCGACGACCAGCGCAGCTTCATGTCCCACATGTCCAGCACGCTGTCGACCCGTTGCAGGTGCCGGTTGTGCGAGAACACCAGCGTGCCCCCGCGGGCGCGCTCATGGCTCCGGATGCTCAGCAGGTTCCGCGCCATGAGCGCGTCCCGGACCCCGCCCAGCTCCGACACCCGCGTGTCCATCGGCTCCACCGGCCTGGCGCAGTGCTCGTGGTACCGCAGCAGCGCGATCCCCGCGGTCAGGTGCACCTCCGCCCGGCGCCAGGCCGCGCGCGAAGTCTTCGCGATCAGCGAAGGCGCACCTGAATACAGCAGCACCAGCAGGTCGTCGGCGAGCACGCGCAACCGCACGGCTTCCGGCGTGGCGCCTGGCGAATCGGCGTAGTTCATCACCGCTTCCGTGCGGCTCCAACGGTGGTCGTCCCCGGCGAGACCGGCGATGTCGTGGTCCAGACCGAGGTAGTCGCGGGCCTGTTCGAGGTAGGGGCGCGGGCTGGGCGCGCTCATCGTCTCCATCGGGGTGTCGAAGCCGTGAAACGTCAGCTGCTCGGCGGACGGGCGGCCGTCGTTGTGCGAACGCATCCAAGCGACCAGCTCGCGGTTGAACTCCAGCTCGCCGAAGCCGTGCGAGAAACCGTCGCGCAGCGCGGTTTCGAGGGTGCCGATGCCGTCGCACACGAAGTCGTTCACGAGCTGCGCGCTCACCCGGTCGGTTTCCAGCGCGATCGACCGGAACCCGCGCGACGACACCAGCTGCGCGAACAGCTCGTTGCGCACGCGGGCGAAGCCCGGTTCCTGGTGCGTGGGCTCGCCGAAGGCGACGATGTCGGTGGAAGGGGTGACGAACTCTCGGATGTCCTGGCTCATGTGGGTAAAGCGTATCGTTGAAAGGTCCGTTGAAACTTGCTCGAACGCAGCCCTGGATGTGATGCGGTAAGTTTCAAACGGTGAAGAAGCGACCGGCGGACCTCGCGCGCGAGCACGGCATCTCGGCGCAGGCCGTCCGCAACTACGAGCAGGACGGTTTCCTCCCGCCCGCCGAGCGCACCGCCAGCGGCTACCGGATCTACACCGAGCTGCACGCCGCCGCCCTCCGCGCCTTTCTCGCGCTCGTCCCCGCTTACGGCCACGCGCTCAGCGGGCAGCTGATGAACGCGGTCCACAATGGTGCGCTGGACGAGGTCCTGACCGCCATCGACCGCGGCCACGCGCAGCTGCTCCGCGACCGCGGCACCCTCGATTCCGTGCGGCAGGCGGTCGGCCACCTGACCGCGGAAGCCGAACCGGCGCCGGCCGCGAAACCCCGCACCATCGGCGAACTCGCGCACCAGCTCAACCTCACCCCGGCCACGCTGCGCAACTGGGAAGCCGCCGGAATCCTTGCCCCGCAACGGGAACGCGGCACCGGCTACCGCATCTACCGCGCCAGCGACGTCCGTGACGCCGAACTCGCGCACCTGCTCCGGCGCGGCGGTTATCCGCTCGGGCACATCGCGACCGTCGTCGAGCAGATCCGCACCGCGGGCGGCACCGACTCGCTGGCCCGCGCCCTCGACGACTGGCAGCGGAAGCTCAACCGGCAGGGACTCGCCATGCTCAACGCGGCCCGGCTGCTCAGCGACTACCTCGAACTGGCAGGCGTCGGTCCAGGAACTTGAACAACACGGCAAAACCGACCGCCAGTGCGTGAACGCGCCCGCGACGGTGCCCCAGCTCATCCGGGGCCGTGGGCCGAAGACCGATGGTCGCCACCAGCGCCGCGCCGGTCAGGTGCACCTGTGGCGCCAGCACGATGGCAAAACCAGCCCGGTGATCAGGATGCCCAGCAGCGCGTCCAGCCGGACGACCCGCCAGCGGCGCCCGTCGGCGGCCGGGTTCCGCACCAGCACCAGTGCGCCGTGCCACCACCGGGAGGCGCGGTTCACGAGTCCAGCAGTGGGGCCCGCAGGAACTGGGACGGAACGGCGAAGCCGTCCACCAGGACGCGGGCGTGTGGCCGCAGTTCCGCGCACAGCGAGTTCACCGCGGACACCACGGCCTTCGAACGCGCCGACGTCAGCCGCCCGTGTTCGAGGAACCAGGCGCGGTCGGCTTCGATGTTGGCCAGGGCGTACAGATCGCACACCCGCTCCAGCAACGCCGCCGCGGCGGGGTCGGCGCACCGCGCGATCGCGGCGACGAAAGCCTCCAGCACCAGCCGATCGACGTGCACGCGGCCCGCGCGCAGCACGTGGTCCTGCGCGTTGTTGAACGCCTCGAACGGATCACCGCCGTCGACGGCCTTGCGCAGCCGCCGCGCGACACCGCCCAGCACATGCTCTTCGCGGTCTTCGAACAACTTCAGGTGCCACTCGCGGTTGAACAGCACGTCGTCGTCGTTCGCGCTCGCCAGGCGTTCCACCACCTTGCGTGCCGACGTGCGCTCGATGACCGTCTCCACGATCTGCTCGGCCACGAACCGCACGGTGCCGAACGTGCTCAGATCCGCGAACTGGTCCTTGTAGCTGGTCAGCAGGCCCTTCGCGACCAGCTGCAGCAACACCGTGTTGTCGCCCTCGAAGGTGGTGAACACGTCGGTGTCCGCCTTCAGCGCGGGCAGCAGGTTCTCCGAGAGATAGCCCGCGCCACCACAGGCTTCCCGCGCCATCTGGATGGTTTCCGTCGCGTGCCAGGTGGTGATGGCCTTGACACCCGCCGCGCGCGACTCCAGTTCGCGCTGCTCCTGCTCCGGCGGCTCGGTGCCGAGGTCGTGCAGCTTGCCGACCAGCTCCTCCTGCGCGAAGTGCAGCGCGTAGGTTTTCGCGATCGCGGGCAGCAGTTTCCGTTGGTGCGCCAGGTAATCCAGCAGCACGACCTCGTCACCGCCGGGCTTGAAGAACTGCCGCCGCCGCTCGCCGTACCGCACGGCGACCGCGAGCGCGCGCTTGGTGGCGTTGCCCGCGCTGCCCGCCACGCTGATCCGGCCGCGGATCAACGTGCCCAGCATGGTGAAGAACCGCCGGTTGTCGCTTTCGATCGGGCTCGAATACGTGCCGTCCTCGGCCACGTCGGCGAAACGGTTCAGCAGGGCTTCACGCGGCACGCGCACGTGGTCGAACGACAACCGTCCATTGTCGACACCGTTGAGACCGGCCTTGAGCCCGCAGTCGCTGATGGTCACGCCGGGCGCGGGCCTGCCGTCGATCCGGATCGGCACCAGGAAGGCATGCACACCACGGGTTTCGCCGCCAGTGATCAGCTGCGCGAACACCACGGCCAGCTCACCGTCACGCGCCGCGTTGCCGATGTACTCCTTGACCGCCGACTCGTCCGGCGTGTTGATCACGAACTCGCCGTGGTCGAAGGTCGCCGTGGTCCGCAGGTGCTGCACGTCCGAACCGTGCCCGTGCTCGGTCATCGCGAAGCAGCCGAGCAGGTCGAGGCCGGTGATGCGCCGCAGGTACTTCTCGTGGTGCCGCTCGGTGCCCAGCAACTGCACGGCACCGCCGAACAGGCCCCACTGCACACCGGCCTTGACCATCAGCGACAGGTCGCCGAAGCCGAGCATTTCGAACGAGGTCAGCGAGCCGCCGACGTCACCGCCACCGCCGTACGCCGGGTCGTAGCCGAGACCGGGCCGATCCGTGCGCGCAAGCGCTTGCAACTGCTCCAGCACCTGCGCGCGATGGGCCTCGGTGTCCAGCTCGGTCGGGTCGCGGAACTTCTCCTCGGCGATCTGCGCCCGGACCTCGCGCTTGAGCCCGGCCCACCGGCCGTCGAGTACCGCGGTCAGCGCTTCGGCTTCGACTTCGAGGTCGGGCACGGCTCCTCCTGGGTCGGCTGGCAGGCTGGCTACTGGTTAGTAACCAGCCTGCCGCAGAGCCAAACCGAACGCGACCCGAGTCACTCAACCGAGGTCGGGGCCCTTCGCCCGCAGGTCGTCCACCTTCGACATGGCATCACGCAGCTCGCCGAGCCAGGTGTCCGCGTGCTCGCCGACCAGCCGGACCGCCCACGCCAGCGCCTCCGACCGCGACCGCGCCACGCCGGAGTCCACCAGCGTGTCGAGCACCAGCCGCTCCGGCTGCCGCAGGCGCGTCATCACCGGCGCCGAGACCGTGGTGAACAGCTCCTGCGTGCCGCCGAGCCGCGCGCCCCACGAGACCTTCCGCTGGTAGCGGTGCTCGGCCTGGCGCGCGATCTCGATGCGCTCGTCGCGCGTCTCCTCGCGGAACCGGCTGATCCGGCCCGACTCGGCGGCACTGCGCGCGGCGTCGTCGGCGAACTCGCCTTCCAGCGGCGGCAGCTCGCCGACCAGCAGGATTTCCTCCCGATCCACGGTGACCGTGGGTGCCTCGGTGAACCAGCCGTCGGGCAGCCGGCCGGCAAACCAGGCCGCCGCGTCGTCCGCGGGTGGTACCTCGGTCTGCTGCCAGCCACCACGGCCGCGCCATCCTCGTCCCATGACCGCCTCCTTGATTACATGATTACGTTGCAACTCACGTTACGCCGGTAATCAGGCAAGGCGAGGTCCGTTCACTGTCGGCGGACAGCCGGGTCAAAGTGCCGCGCGGAGGTCCTCCACGCTGGTCACCGGGCGATCGCAGACGTAACCGCGGCACACGTAGGCCGCCGCCTGGCCGTCGACCAGCGGCCGGTCGGCGAGCAGCGGCACCCCCTCGGCGTCGGGCGCCCCGCCGAGCACGATGCCGCCGCCGTGCACCCGGCACGCGGCCTCGGCGACCAGCTCGGCACGCGCCGCGGCGTCCGCCCCGACCACCGCGACCTGCACCGGACCGGCACGCAACGCCTCGGCCACGCTCAGCCAGTGCCCGGCGAACCGCGGGATCTGCGACGACAGCGCACCCGTGCGGCTGACCGCCTGCTCGGCCGCGTCGCGGTACCGGCCGGCCGCCGCCGAACCGGCCAGCGCCGAAGCCGCCACCAGCGCACCGGCCAGCGCCGACGCGCCCGACGGGCTCGCGTTGTCACCGGGATCGGACGGCCGGTGGACCAGTTGCTCGGCGTCGTCCGCGGTGTCGTGGAAGGCACCGGGCACCTCGGGATCGGCGAACCTGGTCAGCGCGACCTCCAGCAGTTCGGTCGCGTCGGTCAGCCAGCGCGCCTCCCCGGTCGCCTGGTGCACCGCGAGCAGCCCGTCCGCCAGGCAGGCGTAGTCCTCCAGCACGCCGGCTGCTTCACCGACCACACCGTGCCGCGAACTCCGGCGCAGCCTGCCGTCGATCACGTGGTGGTCCACCAGGAACCGCGCGGCCTCGGCGGCGGCGTCGATCCACTGCGGCTTGCCGAGCGCCTGGCCCGCTTCGGCCAGCGCGGTGATGGCCAGGCCGTTCCAGGCGGCGATCACCTTGTCGTCCAGGCCCGGCTGCGGGCGGTCGGCCCGCGCGCGCAGCAGTGCCGCGCGGATGCGCGCCAAGCGCTCGTCGTCGTCCGGGTCGAGTTGCAACTGCAGCGTGGACGCCCCGCCTTCGAAGGTGCCCTCCTTGGTGACGCCGAACAGCTCGGCCGCCCATTCGCCGTCCTCCTCGTCCAGCACTTCGACGAGCTGGCCGGGCGTCCAGACGTAGGTCAGGCCCTCGATGCCCTGGGTGTCCGCGTCCAGTGACGCCGCGAAGCCACCCTCACCGGTACGGAGGTCGCGGAGCAGGAACTCGGCGGTCTCGACGGCGATCCGCTCGGCGAAGTCCGAGTCGGTGCGGCGGGCGAGGTGCGCGTAGAACCGGAGCAGCAAGGCGTTGTCGTACAACATCTTCTCGAAGTGCGGCACCACCCAGCCCGCGTCCACCGAGTACCGCGCGAAGCCACCGGCCAGCTGGTCGTACAGGCCACCGCGGCCCATCGCGTGCGCCACACGCTCCACAATGGACAAAGCTGCGGCGGAACCGGTGCGTTCGTGGTGGCGGAGCAGGAACTCCAGCACCATGGACGGCGGGAACTTCGGCGCACCGCCGAACCCGCCGTTGACCTCGTCCTCGTCCTCGGCCAGCTTCGCCACCGCACCGGCCAGCGCCTCATCGTCCACAACGGACTCCTGCAGCGGGCCGGTCCGCTCGGCCAGGTGCGCCATCATCTGCCCGGCGCCGTCGCGCAGCTCGTCCGGCCGCTCCTGCCACGCCTCGGCGACGGCGACCAGCAGCTGCGGGAACGACGGCATGCCGGGCCGCGGCCGCGGCGGGTAGTAGGTGCCGCAGTGGAACGGCTGCCCGTCCGGGGTCAGGAAGCAGGTCATCGGCCAGCCGCCCTGACCGGTCATCGCCTGGGTGGCGGTCATGTAGACGGCGTCGATGTCCGGGCGCTCCTCGCGGTCCACCTTGATGTTGACGAAGTTCGCGTTCATCAGTGAAGCGGTGCCCTCGTCTTCGAAGGACTCGTGGGCCATCACGTGGCACCAGTGGCAGGCGGCGTACCCGACCGACAGCAGGATCGGCACGTTGCGGCGCTGGGCCTCGGCGAGCGCTTCGGGGCCCCAAGGCCACCAGTCGACCGGGTTGTCCGCGTGCTGGAGCAGGTACGGGCTGGTCGCTGCGGCGAGTCGGTTCGGCATTCCTCTAGCGTTCCAGAGAAAGGGGGGCGCCGCGCAGCGGCTCGGTTGAGGGCGGTGGTGGGCTGGCGGGAGGGAAAAGCGCGTGTGCCGAACTCGGTCGCCCTGCACACTGTTCCGGTGTTGCTGACGATCTCCACCACCCACCGGCCGGCCACCGACCTCGGCTTCCTGCTGCACAAGCATCCGGAGCGCGCGCAGTCGTTCCCGATCTCGGCCGGCACGGCCCACGTGTTCTACCCGCGCGCCACCGAGGACGCCTGCACCGTGGCGCTGCTGGCGGAGATCGACCCGATCGCCCTGGTCCGCGGGGGTGCCACCACGCTGACCCAGTACGTCAACGACCGCCCGTACGCGGCGGGCTCGCAGCTCGCGGTGGCCCTGCGCACGGTGTTCACCACCGCGATGACCGGCCGCTGCGACGCGCGTCCCGAGCTGGCCCAGCAGCCGATCCCGCTGTCGATCCGGGTGCCGTCGTTGTGCTCGCGTGGCGGGA
Coding sequences within:
- a CDS encoding PhoH family protein, whose amino-acid sequence is MLDTSVLLSDPWAVTRFAEHAVVLPLVVISELEAKRHHPELGWFARESLRLLDDLRRTHGRLDAPVPIGESGGTLHVELNHSDQSVLPPGFRTDSNDHRILACALNLAVELDAVTLVTKDIPLRVKAGAVGLVADEYRAQEVTPSGWTGMHDVDVQQPVLDALFHDGPVTPAEFGLDELGELPCHTGLRLLAGSSSALARITPDKRIRLVRGDKEAFGLHGRSAEQRIALDLLLDPEIGIVSLGGRAGTGKSALALCAGLESVMERRAHRKVVVFRPVYAVGGQDLGYLPGSESEKMQPWAQAVFDTLGALVSQDVLDEVFDRGMLEVLPLTHIRGRSLHDAFVIVDEAQSLERNVLLTVLSRLGTASRVVLTHDVAQRDNLRVGRHDGVSAVIEKLKGHPLFAHVTLTRSERSPIAALVTEMLEDHG
- a CDS encoding isoprenyl transferase; its protein translation is MSVRSFVADIVYSAYSRRLIQQAAGKHPRHIAIMLDGNRRWAREAGFTDVSDGHRVGAKKIADFLSWCREADVEVVTLWLLSTDNLNRTSDEVEALLEIIPDVVDELSGPDTPWRLRMVGALDLLPEHTAKRLTAAAERTDKRTGMEVNIAVGYGGRQEIADAVRKLLLHHADEGTSIRELAKILDVDHISEHMYTSGQPDPDLIIRTSGEQRLSGFLLWQSAHSEFWFTEAYWPAFRRVDFLRALRDFAVRHRRFGA
- the trhA gene encoding PAQR family membrane homeostasis protein TrhA codes for the protein MSLATDLEPKPGPESRPRLRGHIHFWSFFVSVAAAATLISLAAATVSGVAALATSVYGLTVLGLFGVSALYHRRIWSRKAYQWMKRADHSMIFLFIAGTYTPFTLLAMSKPTGYVVLAIVWGGAIAGVALKLLWPTAPRWLGVPIYIALGWVAVFVLPELLASAGVAALVLLLVGGAFYTAGAVFYAVKWPNHWPHVFGYHEYFHACTVLAAASHYIAIWLAMYA
- a CDS encoding FAD-dependent oxidoreductase; translated protein: MRKNVTIIGAGLGGLTLARVLHVNGIPATIYEAETSPTARAQGGLLDIHDYNGQLAITAADLQDEFRALILEGHEAMRVLDTDGKVLVDKADDGTGGRPEVPRGELRQMLLDSLPDGTVHWGRKVTTTRSLGDGRHEVAFADGSTIVTSLLVGADGAWSRVRSLLTGATPEYAGMSAVETYLFEADTRHPATAKAVGGGMLIVPAPGKGIHAHREVGDTLHAYIQLHQPLDWFEAIDFTDAAAATARLAREFDGWAPELTALITETDTAPVWRPHYALPDGLRWERVPGVTLLGDAAHLAVPDGEGANLAMLDGAELAKALAAHPGDTEAAIAEYELAMFTRNETRVDEEFLLETLFGDNVPQSVVDMFNEN
- a CDS encoding erythromycin esterase family protein, encoding MSQDIREFVTPSTDIVAFGEPTHQEPGFARVRNELFAQLVSSRGFRSIALETDRVSAQLVNDFVCDGIGTLETALRDGFSHGFGELEFNRELVAWMRSHNDGRPSAEQLTFHGFDTPMETMSAPSPRPYLEQARDYLGLDHDIAGLAGDDHRWSRTEAVMNYADSPGATPEAVRLRVLADDLLVLLYSGAPSLIAKTSRAAWRRAEVHLTAGIALLRYHEHCARPVEPMDTRVSELGGVRDALMARNLLSIRSHERARGGTLVFSHNRHLQRVDSVLDMWDMKLRWSSAGAIVNAVSDETYTFVAGSLGSSEVIGLAEPPAGTYEAWLQPRFADWGLIRGVPEAAVRTDTTPPQGYFPLDPPTVEDADVVMHLVSSR
- a CDS encoding TioE family transcriptional regulator — protein: MKKRPADLAREHGISAQAVRNYEQDGFLPPAERTASGYRIYTELHAAALRAFLALVPAYGHALSGQLMNAVHNGALDEVLTAIDRGHAQLLRDRGTLDSVRQAVGHLTAEAEPAPAAKPRTIGELAHQLNLTPATLRNWEAAGILAPQRERGTGYRIYRASDVRDAELAHLLRRGGYPLGHIATVVEQIRTAGGTDSLARALDDWQRKLNRQGLAMLNAARLLSDYLELAGVGPGT
- a CDS encoding acyl-CoA dehydrogenase gives rise to the protein MPDLEVEAEALTAVLDGRWAGLKREVRAQIAEEKFRDPTELDTEAHRAQVLEQLQALARTDRPGLGYDPAYGGGGDVGGSLTSFEMLGFGDLSLMVKAGVQWGLFGGAVQLLGTERHHEKYLRRITGLDLLGCFAMTEHGHGSDVQHLRTTATFDHGEFVINTPDESAVKEYIGNAARDGELAVVFAQLITGGETRGVHAFLVPIRIDGRPAPGVTISDCGLKAGLNGVDNGRLSFDHVRVPREALLNRFADVAEDGTYSSPIESDNRRFFTMLGTLIRGRISVAGSAGNATKRALAVAVRYGERRRQFFKPGGDEVVLLDYLAHQRKLLPAIAKTYALHFAQEELVGKLHDLGTEPPEQEQRELESRAAGVKAITTWHATETIQMAREACGGAGYLSENLLPALKADTDVFTTFEGDNTVLLQLVAKGLLTSYKDQFADLSTFGTVRFVAEQIVETVIERTSARKVVERLASANDDDVLFNREWHLKLFEDREEHVLGGVARRLRKAVDGGDPFEAFNNAQDHVLRAGRVHVDRLVLEAFVAAIARCADPAAAALLERVCDLYALANIEADRAWFLEHGRLTSARSKAVVSAVNSLCAELRPHARVLVDGFAVPSQFLRAPLLDS